One Mesorhizobium loti genomic window carries:
- a CDS encoding FAD dependent oxidoreductase: protein MSGRASSIIIVGGGASGVVMAAHLLKSSNPDLRVTLIEKRPHFGQGIAYSTLLSAHVLNVSAAGMSAYADDPGNFWRWLQGRGLVDPEQTPQTPFYAPRSLYARYLGELLDELEAREQPSGRLRLIHEESLSITPTASGVEVALANGTSVVAHLAILATGHDEQPAQGHAIRMGSEADTALDPESRVMVLGTGLSMVDAFLALEQRGHTGEIVAVSRRGLLPSPHRKGNPIKLDVADIPLGTQLSYFVGWFRDLIRENQKAGIDWRDVVDGLRPFNQKIWQNWPASAKRRFVEHTKAWWDIHRHRMAPEVYAKVTDAVQSGRIRLVAGRVVRIAPGETFSVDVQSRHSQLVETFDVARIYDCSGIVRDISTSSNSVVRSLVDRGLARPDPMRIGLDVSANCEIIAGDGTVSRKILAVGPLTRGTFFEIDAIPDIRVQCARLSKQLLG, encoded by the coding sequence ATGAGCGGGCGCGCCAGTTCCATCATCATTGTCGGCGGCGGCGCCAGCGGCGTCGTGATGGCCGCGCATCTCCTGAAATCGTCCAATCCGGATCTGCGAGTCACGCTGATCGAAAAGCGCCCGCATTTCGGCCAGGGCATCGCCTATTCGACGCTGCTGTCGGCGCATGTGCTGAATGTCAGTGCGGCCGGCATGAGCGCCTATGCCGACGATCCCGGCAATTTCTGGCGCTGGCTGCAGGGGCGTGGCCTGGTCGACCCGGAGCAGACGCCACAGACACCTTTCTACGCGCCGCGCAGCCTCTATGCCCGCTATCTCGGCGAATTGCTCGACGAGCTCGAAGCGCGCGAACAGCCGAGCGGGCGGCTGCGCCTGATCCACGAAGAGAGCCTGTCGATCACGCCGACCGCCTCCGGCGTCGAGGTGGCGCTTGCCAACGGCACCAGCGTCGTCGCCCATCTGGCCATACTCGCCACCGGCCATGACGAACAGCCGGCGCAGGGCCATGCGATCCGCATGGGCTCGGAGGCCGACACGGCGCTCGACCCCGAAAGTCGCGTCATGGTGCTGGGCACCGGCCTCAGCATGGTCGACGCGTTCCTGGCGCTGGAACAGCGCGGCCACACGGGCGAGATTGTCGCCGTGTCCCGGCGCGGCCTGCTGCCGTCGCCGCACCGCAAGGGCAATCCGATCAAGCTCGACGTCGCCGACATCCCGCTCGGCACCCAGCTTTCCTACTTCGTCGGCTGGTTCCGAGACCTGATCCGCGAGAACCAGAAGGCCGGCATCGACTGGCGCGACGTGGTCGATGGTCTCAGGCCGTTCAACCAAAAAATCTGGCAGAACTGGCCGGCTTCGGCCAAGCGTCGCTTCGTCGAGCACACCAAGGCCTGGTGGGACATCCATCGCCATCGCATGGCGCCGGAAGTCTACGCCAAGGTGACCGACGCCGTGCAATCCGGCCGCATCCGGCTTGTTGCCGGCCGCGTCGTCAGGATCGCACCGGGCGAGACTTTCAGCGTCGACGTCCAGTCGCGCCACAGCCAGCTCGTCGAGACTTTCGACGTCGCCCGCATCTATGATTGCTCGGGGATCGTGCGCGACATTTCGACCTCGTCGAACAGCGTCGTGCGCTCGCTGGTCGACCGCGGGCTCGCGCGGCCGGACCCGATGCGCATCGGCCTCGACGTCTCGGCCAATTGCGAGATCATCGCCGGCGACGGCACGGTCTCGCGCAAAATCCTCGCCGTCGGCCCGCTGACGCGCGGCACCTTCTTCGAGATCGACGCCATCCCCGACATCCGCGTCCAGTGCGCCAGGCTGAGCAAGCAGTTGCTGGGTTAG
- a CDS encoding alpha/beta hydrolase fold-3 domain-containing protein: MTSRGKYETRLDPALWAYIDAVNAWYPPEIIGLPIDKQREVYDRMCRAFDRGRPPGVKTSDGLVAASGHGIPIRHYQLVGKAARAMVLYFHGGGFILGNLDSHDDICAEICAGTGFDLVSVDYRLAPEHVHPAAFDDAMAAFAWAAETSGLPLVLCGESAGGNLAAAVAQATRRHARTAVGQVLIYPGLTGDEGAGSYVEHAEAPLLSVGDIAFYRDVRLAKRQSPDDPTFSPLRDSDFSGLPPTVIISAECDPLSSDGEAYRDRIVAAGGKAWWHEEKRLVHSFLRARSTVPTAAEAFARIIAIIAALGRGEWPY, from the coding sequence ATGACCAGCCGCGGCAAATATGAAACACGGCTCGACCCGGCGCTGTGGGCCTATATCGATGCGGTGAACGCCTGGTATCCGCCTGAGATCATCGGCCTGCCGATCGACAAGCAGCGCGAAGTCTATGACCGGATGTGCCGGGCTTTCGATCGGGGCCGTCCCCCGGGGGTCAAGACCAGTGACGGCCTGGTCGCCGCTTCGGGTCACGGCATACCGATCCGCCACTACCAGCTTGTCGGCAAGGCGGCGCGGGCCATGGTGCTCTATTTCCATGGCGGCGGATTTATTCTGGGTAACCTCGACAGCCATGACGACATCTGCGCCGAGATCTGCGCCGGCACCGGCTTCGACTTGGTGTCGGTCGACTACCGGCTGGCGCCCGAGCATGTCCACCCCGCCGCTTTCGACGATGCGATGGCAGCGTTTGCTTGGGCGGCGGAGACGTCAGGCCTGCCGCTGGTGCTGTGCGGCGAGAGCGCCGGCGGCAATCTTGCCGCGGCCGTGGCGCAGGCGACGCGCCGGCATGCCCGCACGGCGGTCGGCCAGGTGCTGATCTATCCCGGTCTCACCGGCGACGAGGGCGCCGGCTCCTATGTTGAGCATGCCGAGGCACCGCTGCTGTCCGTCGGCGACATCGCCTTCTACCGCGACGTCCGCTTGGCCAAGCGGCAATCGCCTGACGATCCGACATTTTCCCCCCTGCGCGACAGCGACTTTTCCGGTCTGCCGCCGACGGTGATCATCTCAGCCGAGTGCGATCCGCTGTCGTCGGATGGCGAAGCTTACCGTGACCGCATCGTTGCGGCCGGCGGCAAGGCGTGGTGGCATGAGGAGAAGCGCCTGGTGCACAGTTTTCTGCGCGCCCGCAGCACGGTGCCGACCGCGGCCGAGGCGTTCGCGCGGATCATTGCTATAATAGCGGCGCTTGGACGGGGTGAGTGGCCGTATTGA
- a CDS encoding isochorismatase hydrolase, with protein sequence MKSPIAIKRGTVAAVFIDLQEEHRQDPRYLVEGYGNILANVQRLQAAARANNVPLQHWAYIVDLDKHDRPFHPVGADGKSAFSDKSDPLTEVCHEVAPAGDEALLIKAEASAFRTGPGADQLRASGVEWLVIAGVWTEACIDATVKDAVTKGFRVLLVKDACGSGSAAMHQTGILNLANRLYGGAVTDTDGACRLLAGETVTAWQVEGSVPLRFTFDNAAALYADL encoded by the coding sequence ATGAAATCCCCTATCGCCATCAAGCGCGGCACCGTCGCCGCCGTGTTCATCGACCTGCAGGAAGAGCACCGGCAGGACCCGCGCTATCTGGTCGAGGGCTATGGCAACATCCTCGCCAACGTCCAGCGCCTGCAGGCGGCGGCGCGCGCCAACAATGTGCCGCTCCAGCACTGGGCCTATATTGTCGATCTCGACAAGCACGACCGGCCCTTTCATCCCGTTGGCGCCGACGGCAAATCGGCGTTTTCAGACAAGAGCGATCCGCTGACCGAGGTCTGCCATGAGGTGGCGCCGGCCGGGGACGAGGCGCTGCTGATCAAGGCCGAGGCCAGCGCCTTTCGCACCGGTCCCGGCGCCGATCAGCTCAGGGCTTCCGGCGTCGAATGGCTTGTGATTGCCGGCGTCTGGACCGAGGCCTGTATCGACGCCACCGTAAAGGACGCCGTGACAAAGGGATTTCGCGTGCTCTTGGTCAAGGACGCCTGCGGCAGCGGCAGCGCGGCGATGCACCAGACCGGCATCCTCAACCTTGCCAACCGGCTCTATGGTGGCGCCGTCACCGACACGGACGGCGCCTGCCGCCTGCTGGCTGGTGAGACGGTCACCGCCTGGCAGGTCGAGGGCTCGGTGCCGCTGCGCTTCACCTTCGACAATGCGGCGGCGCTCTACGCCGACCTATGA
- a CDS encoding DNA polymerase III subunit epsilon codes for MREIIFDTETTGLDSRDDRVIELGGVELVNRFPTGRTFHHYINPQGRAIHEEAQAVHGISTADLAGKPTFAEIAQEWLDFTDGAKLVAHNATFDIGFLNVEFGRLGHPVVDPGRVVDTLALARRKHPMGPNSLDALCRRYGIDNTKRTKHGALLDSELLAEVYIELIGGKQAALILDSATAPAQGENVRHIEIIAAERPRPLLPRLTDAERAAHAAMVATLGEKALWLKAKSSEASAAAS; via the coding sequence ATGCGCGAGATCATCTTCGATACGGAAACCACCGGCCTTGATTCGCGCGACGACCGCGTGATCGAGCTGGGCGGCGTCGAGCTGGTCAACCGTTTCCCGACCGGCAGGACGTTCCACCACTATATCAACCCGCAGGGCCGAGCGATCCATGAGGAGGCGCAGGCGGTGCACGGCATCAGCACGGCCGATCTCGCGGGCAAGCCGACCTTCGCCGAGATTGCACAGGAGTGGCTGGACTTCACCGATGGCGCCAAGCTGGTCGCCCACAACGCCACTTTCGACATCGGCTTCCTCAATGTCGAATTCGGCCGGCTCGGCCATCCCGTCGTCGATCCCGGCCGTGTCGTCGACACGCTGGCGCTGGCGCGCCGCAAGCACCCGATGGGTCCCAACTCACTTGATGCGCTCTGCCGGCGCTACGGCATCGACAACACCAAGCGCACCAAGCACGGCGCGCTGCTCGATTCCGAATTGCTGGCCGAGGTCTATATCGAGCTGATCGGCGGCAAGCAGGCGGCGCTTATCCTCGACAGCGCCACCGCGCCGGCGCAGGGCGAAAATGTCAGGCACATCGAGATCATCGCCGCCGAGCGCCCGCGGCCGCTGCTGCCGCGCCTGACCGACGCGGAACGCGCGGCGCACGCCGCCATGGTCGCCACGCTCGGCGAAAAGGCGCTGTGGCTGAAGGCCAAATCATCCGAAGCAAGCGCTGCGGCGTCGTAG
- a CDS encoding Rrf2 family transcriptional regulator, with protein MLTKKGKYGLKALVHLAHMPAGQLAFVNDIATGNNIPKKFLDAILGELRNAGFVQSRKGKDGGYRLARPADEIKVGHVVRVLDGPLAPIPCASRTQYQRCEDCNEATCQVRHLMLEVRQAIAEVLDQRSLAEMRDIVIDELPVTVKVQA; from the coding sequence ATGCTCACCAAAAAAGGCAAGTACGGCCTCAAGGCGCTGGTCCATCTGGCGCACATGCCGGCCGGGCAGCTGGCTTTCGTCAACGACATCGCGACCGGCAACAACATCCCGAAGAAATTTCTCGACGCCATCCTCGGCGAATTGCGCAATGCCGGTTTCGTCCAGAGCCGCAAGGGCAAGGATGGCGGCTACCGCCTGGCGCGCCCAGCCGACGAGATCAAGGTCGGCCATGTCGTGCGCGTCCTCGACGGGCCGCTGGCGCCAATTCCCTGCGCCAGCCGCACCCAATATCAGCGCTGTGAAGACTGCAACGAGGCGACATGCCAAGTCCGTCATCTGATGCTCGAGGTCCGGCAGGCGATCGCCGAGGTGCTCGACCAGCGCAGCCTCGCCGAGATGCGCGACATCGTCATCGACGAACTCCCAGTCACGGTGAAGGTCCAGGCCTGA
- a CDS encoding amidotransferase/amidase yields MSVRDANPVDARRPKRVAIVIANPAVSTTTGWPVGFWWSELTHPWFAFTERGYAVDIFSPEGGRCEADALSDPRDPSGYSETDLISLGFLSSPKLATLVETTRPAAEIDVDGFDAIVVAGGQAPMFSYERATDLQRTFVAFHEAGKVTAALCHGTAILRYARRADGSLLAAGKTVTGFANAEEDFADNATWAMGALERGKHLMPWRIEDELKAIGANYVQAGLWRGFAVRDGNLITGQQNFSGAETARLVCEALGG; encoded by the coding sequence ATGAGTGTCAGGGATGCCAATCCGGTCGATGCGCGCCGGCCGAAACGTGTGGCCATCGTCATCGCCAATCCGGCCGTATCGACCACGACCGGATGGCCGGTCGGCTTCTGGTGGAGCGAGCTGACCCATCCTTGGTTCGCCTTCACCGAACGCGGCTATGCGGTGGACATCTTTTCGCCCGAGGGCGGGCGATGCGAGGCCGACGCGCTGAGCGACCCGCGCGATCCCTCGGGCTATTCCGAGACCGATCTCATCTCGCTCGGCTTCCTGTCGAGCCCGAAACTGGCGACCCTGGTCGAGACCACGCGGCCGGCGGCGGAGATCGATGTTGACGGCTTCGACGCCATCGTCGTCGCCGGCGGCCAGGCGCCGATGTTCAGCTATGAGCGTGCAACAGACCTGCAGCGGACCTTTGTCGCCTTCCATGAAGCGGGCAAGGTGACGGCCGCACTCTGCCACGGCACCGCCATCCTGCGTTACGCCAGACGCGCCGACGGCTCGCTGCTCGCCGCCGGCAAGACGGTGACCGGCTTCGCCAATGCCGAGGAGGATTTCGCTGACAACGCGACCTGGGCGATGGGCGCGCTCGAGCGCGGAAAGCATCTGATGCCCTGGCGCATCGAGGATGAGTTGAAGGCCATCGGCGCCAACTATGTCCAGGCGGGGCTGTGGCGCGGCTTTGCCGTGCGCGACGGCAATTTGATCACCGGCCAGCAGAATTTTTCCGGCGCCGAAACCGCGCGCCTGGTGTGCGAGGCACTGGGCGGTTGA
- a CDS encoding cystathionine gamma-synthase, PLP-dependent: protein MTKHTPPAGPSSSGKNRLAFSTRTIHGGQSHDPLTGAVMVPIYATSTYGQQSPGVHKGFEYARSQNPTRFAFERAVADLESGTAAFAFASGLAAISTVLELLDSGAHIVATDDIYGGSFRLMERVRKRSAGLQVSFVDFTDLAAVEAAIRPETKLLWVETPTNPLLRIVDLEGVAALAKRKGILTVADNTFCSPYIQRPLELGIDIVVHSTTKYLNGHSDMVGGVAVVGDNKELATQLKFLQNAIGAISGPFDSFLALRGLKTLALRMERHSDNGLKIAQWLEARNDVRRVIYPGLASHPQHAIAVQQMHAFGGMISAVLDRDLAGTKRFLERTQLFTLAESLGGVESLIELPALMTHGSIPAEKRTEIGISDSLVRLSAGIEDSDDLIADLEQALGG, encoded by the coding sequence ATGACCAAACATACCCCGCCGGCCGGCCCATCATCATCGGGCAAGAACCGCCTGGCCTTTTCGACGCGCACCATCCATGGCGGCCAGAGCCACGACCCGCTGACCGGTGCGGTGATGGTGCCGATCTATGCCACCTCGACCTACGGCCAGCAGTCGCCCGGCGTGCACAAGGGGTTCGAATACGCCCGCAGCCAGAACCCGACGCGCTTCGCCTTCGAGCGCGCCGTGGCCGATCTCGAAAGCGGTACCGCCGCCTTCGCCTTTGCCTCCGGCCTGGCGGCGATCTCGACGGTGCTGGAGCTGCTCGACAGCGGCGCGCATATCGTTGCCACCGACGACATCTATGGTGGCTCCTTCCGGCTGATGGAGCGGGTGCGCAAGCGCTCGGCGGGTCTCCAGGTCTCCTTCGTCGACTTCACCGACCTTGCCGCGGTCGAGGCGGCGATCCGGCCGGAGACGAAGCTGCTCTGGGTCGAGACCCCGACCAACCCGCTGCTGCGCATCGTCGACCTCGAAGGCGTCGCCGCGCTGGCCAAACGCAAGGGGATTCTCACGGTCGCCGACAACACGTTCTGCAGCCCCTATATCCAGCGGCCGCTGGAACTCGGCATCGATATCGTCGTGCATTCGACGACAAAGTATCTCAACGGTCATTCCGACATGGTCGGCGGCGTCGCCGTCGTCGGCGACAACAAGGAGCTCGCTACCCAGCTGAAATTCCTGCAGAACGCCATCGGCGCCATATCGGGCCCGTTCGACAGTTTCCTGGCGCTGCGTGGCCTGAAGACCCTGGCGCTCCGCATGGAGCGCCATTCCGACAACGGGCTGAAGATCGCGCAGTGGCTGGAAGCGCGAAATGATGTGCGCCGGGTGATCTATCCCGGCCTCGCCAGCCACCCGCAGCATGCCATCGCTGTTCAGCAGATGCATGCCTTCGGCGGCATGATCTCTGCCGTGCTCGACCGCGACCTCGCCGGGACAAAACGCTTCCTCGAACGCACGCAATTGTTCACGCTGGCCGAAAGCCTTGGCGGCGTGGAAAGCCTGATCGAACTCCCGGCGCTGATGACGCATGGGTCGATCCCGGCGGAGAAGCGGACGGAGATCGGCATATCGGATTCGCTGGTCAGGTTATCGGCGGGGATCGAGGATAGCGATGATTTGATTGCTGATCTGGAGCAGGCGCTGGGGGGCTGA
- a CDS encoding transcriptional regulator, with protein sequence MAMREPQKPTETLTFAVLVFPGFPMMAFSSVIEPLRAANILAKRQCYHWIIVGGTRGAVEASNGVVIQPGFYAEDAPKVDRIVVCSGGDADHLVAEDAASWIRRSLRNGAHIGAVADAAFFLARAGLLDGHACTLHWTSQAAFTEAFPNIELRRDLYVIDRKRFTSAGGVGSLDMMLEIITRDYGAELAAGVAEWFVHSQLRSSVDRKLMPLRLRTGVQNELVLSAIAIMEDAVEERLGMAELTARLGVSSDKLERSFRSELAISPNGYYRRLRLKRAADLLAHSTLAVRDVALACGFASMSSFARAFREEHGHPPKLARRH encoded by the coding sequence ATGGCGATGCGCGAACCCCAAAAGCCCACCGAGACCCTGACCTTCGCGGTGCTGGTCTTCCCCGGCTTTCCGATGATGGCGTTCAGTTCGGTCATCGAGCCGCTGCGTGCGGCCAACATCCTGGCGAAGCGGCAGTGTTATCACTGGATCATCGTCGGCGGCACGAGAGGGGCTGTCGAGGCCTCGAACGGCGTCGTCATCCAGCCGGGTTTTTATGCCGAGGACGCGCCAAAGGTCGACCGTATCGTCGTCTGCTCGGGCGGTGATGCCGATCATCTCGTCGCCGAGGATGCGGCGAGCTGGATCCGCCGCAGCCTGCGCAATGGCGCCCATATCGGCGCGGTGGCGGATGCGGCGTTTTTCCTGGCGCGGGCCGGCCTGCTCGACGGCCATGCCTGCACCTTGCACTGGACCAGCCAGGCCGCCTTCACCGAGGCGTTCCCCAACATCGAACTGCGGCGCGACCTCTATGTCATCGACCGCAAGCGGTTCACCTCGGCCGGCGGCGTCGGCAGCCTCGACATGATGTTGGAGATCATCACCCGCGACTATGGCGCCGAGCTTGCCGCCGGCGTCGCCGAATGGTTCGTGCACAGCCAGTTGCGTTCCAGCGTCGACCGCAAGCTGATGCCGCTCAGGCTGCGCACCGGCGTGCAGAACGAGCTGGTGCTGTCGGCCATCGCCATCATGGAGGATGCGGTCGAGGAGCGGCTCGGCATGGCGGAGCTGACGGCTCGGCTCGGCGTGTCCTCCGACAAGCTCGAACGCTCCTTCCGCTCCGAGCTCGCCATCTCGCCCAACGGCTATTACCGGCGGCTCAGGCTGAAGCGCGCCGCCGACCTCCTGGCGCATTCGACGCTCGCCGTGCGCGACGTGGCGCTGGCCTGCGGCTTTGCCTCGATGTCGAGCTTTGCCCGGGCTTTTCGCGAGGAACACGGGCATCCGCCGAAACTGGCGAGGCGGCATTAG
- a CDS encoding peptidase M24 produces the protein MSIVVFDPDSTEDVDFKDRMRHPAAADPAGGMWLSDTEPSFIDADALRKGRLAKLRGWMREAGYGGVVLFDPYNQRYATGSRNMFGYFLRNSTRYFFIPTDGPIVLFEYPQSYHVSMVLDTIDEARPSKLVWSSVSGRDDETAGPFADEIAELLKKHGGGSMKLGLDRCSHLQALALEKRGCAVKDCQGEILAVRAVKTPEEVKCLQVSMAGAEAAVYAVREAIKPGVSENELFAIMYGEVIRQGGEFIETRLLTSGQRTNPWFNEASGRKIRPGELLALDTDTIGCYGYYSDFSRTFRCGPGKPTDYQKSLYRMAHDQVQHNISIVKPGMAFREIAEKAWKIPDRFVDQRYTSVMHGVGMHGETPFIAHAMDYETYGRDGHIVPGMVVSVESYIGEKGGREGVKLEDEILITETGTELLSRFPYEDEFLEKQV, from the coding sequence ATGAGCATCGTCGTATTCGACCCCGACAGCACCGAGGACGTCGACTTCAAGGACCGCATGCGCCACCCCGCCGCGGCCGATCCGGCGGGCGGCATGTGGCTGTCGGACACCGAGCCGTCCTTCATCGATGCCGACGCTCTGCGCAAAGGCCGGCTGGCCAAACTGCGCGGCTGGATGCGCGAGGCCGGCTATGGCGGGGTGGTGCTGTTCGATCCCTACAACCAGCGCTACGCCACCGGCTCGCGCAACATGTTCGGCTACTTCCTGCGCAATTCGACCCGTTATTTCTTCATCCCGACCGATGGGCCGATCGTGCTGTTCGAGTATCCGCAGAGCTACCATGTCTCGATGGTGCTCGACACGATCGACGAGGCGCGTCCTTCCAAGCTCGTCTGGTCGTCGGTCTCCGGCCGCGACGACGAAACCGCCGGCCCCTTCGCCGACGAGATCGCCGAACTCCTGAAGAAACATGGCGGCGGCTCGATGAAGCTCGGGCTCGACCGCTGCAGCCATCTGCAGGCACTGGCGTTGGAAAAGCGCGGCTGCGCGGTCAAGGATTGCCAGGGCGAGATCCTGGCGGTGCGCGCCGTGAAGACGCCCGAGGAGGTCAAATGCCTGCAGGTGTCGATGGCCGGCGCTGAAGCCGCCGTCTATGCGGTGCGCGAGGCGATCAAGCCCGGCGTTTCCGAAAACGAGCTGTTTGCCATCATGTATGGCGAGGTGATCCGCCAGGGTGGCGAGTTCATCGAGACGCGGCTGCTGACATCAGGCCAGCGCACCAATCCATGGTTCAACGAGGCGAGCGGCCGCAAGATCCGGCCGGGCGAACTTTTGGCGCTCGATACCGACACGATCGGCTGCTACGGCTACTATTCCGACTTTTCGCGCACCTTCCGCTGCGGACCGGGCAAGCCGACCGATTACCAGAAATCGCTCTACCGCATGGCGCATGACCAGGTGCAGCACAATATTTCGATCGTCAAACCCGGCATGGCATTTCGCGAGATCGCCGAGAAGGCCTGGAAGATCCCCGACCGCTTCGTCGACCAGCGCTACACCTCGGTCATGCACGGCGTCGGCATGCATGGCGAGACGCCGTTCATCGCGCATGCCATGGATTACGAGACCTATGGCCGCGACGGCCATATCGTGCCAGGCATGGTGGTGAGCGTGGAAAGCTATATTGGCGAGAAGGGCGGCCGCGAGGGCGTCAAGCTGGAGGACGAGATCCTGATCACCGAAACGGGTACGGAGCTCCTGTCGCGCTTTCCCTATGAGGATGAGTTTCTGGAGAAGCAGGTTTGA
- a CDS encoding pyridoxal-5'-phosphate-dependent protein subunit beta, translated as MSEQKVAAPDSGPSDSATSRLRPPYASVLDLIGQTPVVELTKFDTGKCRLFIKLESQNPGGSIKDRIALSMIAAAEKQGKLKRGGTIVEATAGNTGLGLAQVGIPKGYRIVLVVPDKMSREKIQHLRALGAEVRMTRSDVGKGHPEYYQDMAEKIAAEVPGAFYANQFANPANPLAHETTTGPEIFSQLDGDVDAVVVGVGSGGTLTGLGRYFAKVSPKTEMVLADPVGSVLAPLIKTGKMEEAGSWTVEGIGEDFVPPNADLSLVKKAYSITDKQSMLAVRDLLSREGILAGSSSGTLLSAALRYCREQTVPKRVVTFVCDSGNKYLSKVFDDFWLAEQGLAEHEQHGDLRDLVMRSHRTGDTVYVGPDESLLNAYGRMRRSDVSQLPVLDNGKLVGIVDESDILAKVDGPYDGRWERFNGPVRTAMTSNLHTLQASQTLDALLPVFDRNEVAIIFDGDEFVGLITRIDLINHLRRAR; from the coding sequence ATGAGCGAGCAGAAGGTCGCCGCGCCTGACAGCGGCCCCTCGGACAGCGCAACATCCCGCCTGCGCCCACCTTATGCCTCGGTTCTCGACCTGATCGGCCAGACGCCGGTGGTCGAGCTGACCAAGTTCGACACCGGCAAATGCCGGCTGTTCATCAAGCTGGAAAGCCAGAATCCGGGCGGCTCGATCAAGGACCGCATCGCGCTGTCGATGATCGCCGCCGCCGAAAAGCAAGGCAAGCTCAAGCGCGGCGGCACCATCGTCGAGGCGACCGCCGGCAATACCGGCCTTGGCCTTGCCCAGGTCGGCATCCCCAAGGGCTATCGCATCGTGCTGGTGGTGCCCGACAAGATGTCGCGCGAAAAGATCCAGCATCTGCGCGCACTGGGCGCCGAAGTGCGCATGACGCGCTCCGATGTCGGCAAGGGGCATCCCGAATATTACCAGGACATGGCCGAGAAGATCGCGGCGGAAGTGCCCGGTGCCTTCTACGCCAACCAGTTCGCCAACCCGGCCAATCCGCTGGCGCATGAGACGACCACCGGCCCGGAAATCTTTTCGCAGCTCGATGGCGATGTCGACGCGGTGGTCGTCGGCGTCGGCTCGGGCGGCACGCTGACCGGGCTTGGCCGCTACTTCGCGAAAGTCTCGCCCAAGACCGAAATGGTGCTGGCCGATCCGGTCGGCTCGGTGCTGGCGCCGCTGATCAAGACCGGCAAGATGGAAGAGGCCGGCAGCTGGACGGTGGAAGGCATAGGCGAGGATTTCGTGCCGCCCAATGCCGATCTGTCGCTGGTCAAGAAGGCCTATTCGATCACGGACAAGCAAAGCATGCTGGCGGTGCGCGATCTGCTGTCGCGCGAAGGCATCCTGGCGGGTTCCTCGTCGGGCACGCTGTTGTCGGCCGCCCTGCGCTATTGCCGCGAGCAGACGGTGCCTAAACGCGTCGTCACCTTCGTCTGCGACAGCGGCAACAAATATCTGTCCAAGGTGTTCGACGATTTCTGGCTGGCCGAACAGGGCCTGGCCGAGCACGAGCAGCATGGCGACCTGCGCGACCTCGTCATGCGCTCGCACCGCACCGGCGACACCGTCTATGTCGGCCCGGATGAAAGCCTGCTCAACGCCTATGGCCGCATGCGCCGCTCCGATGTTTCGCAGCTGCCGGTGCTCGACAATGGCAAGCTCGTCGGCATCGTCGACGAAAGCGATATTCTCGCCAAGGTCGACGGTCCCTATGACGGACGCTGGGAGCGTTTCAACGGCCCGGTGCGCACGGCGATGACCTCCAACCTACACACGCTGCAGGCCAGCCAGACGCTGGATGCGCTGCTGCCGGTGTTCGACCGCAACGAGGTCGCCATCATCTTCGACGGCGACGAGTTCGTCGGCCTGATCACCCGCATCGACCTGATCAACCATCTGAGGCGCGCACGATGA
- a CDS encoding cinnamoyl ester hydrolase codes for MTQRGRLYGCPVEFALDALGGKWKTVIIARIKQGPLRYSELRRMIPSLSDKMLTQRLADLVEIGFVVLETSPDGKARYALTKRGHDLAEALQALYDWGSVHGRAEGVRFRTDIEAAA; via the coding sequence ATGACACAACGCGGTAGACTCTATGGCTGCCCGGTCGAGTTCGCGCTCGATGCGCTCGGCGGCAAATGGAAAACGGTGATCATCGCGCGGATCAAGCAAGGGCCGCTGCGCTATTCCGAACTGCGGCGGATGATCCCCTCGCTGTCCGACAAGATGCTGACGCAGCGGCTCGCCGACCTCGTCGAGATCGGCTTCGTCGTGCTCGAGACATCGCCCGACGGCAAGGCGCGCTATGCCTTGACCAAGCGCGGCCACGATCTCGCCGAAGCGCTCCAGGCGCTCTACGACTGGGGCAGCGTGCATGGCCGCGCCGAGGGCGTGCGCTTCCGCACCGACATCGAGGCGGCGGCCTAG